One genomic segment of Microcella indica includes these proteins:
- a CDS encoding ketopantoate reductase family protein, with product MRIAVLGAGAVGGTLAALLHRAGHDVVVTARGEHGASLARDGLLLTGGWGDHLARIRVVEALAAPLDLLVVTTKVHDTTAALAAAARLDGTPALVVQNGLGGEAAVRDALPHSPVAIGLALFAASLLEPGRVDVTGPNPLVLGGDPAAVAVALPALRSALPAEVSVVDDIVGAQWTKLLVNQVNALPAVTRLSVQEVVAHDGLRAVLTRGMRETATVARAKGLHLARIGAVGPDEVALLLSDDPAAGEAVPRALAARMGDVPNPASTLQSIRRGRATEIDALNGVVVAAGAEGGVATPVNALMVELVHEVERTGEFLDPAAVLARLSASPAQD from the coding sequence ATGCGCATCGCCGTTCTCGGAGCCGGGGCCGTCGGCGGCACCCTCGCGGCGCTCCTCCACCGCGCGGGGCACGACGTGGTCGTGACAGCGCGCGGCGAGCACGGCGCCTCTCTCGCGCGCGACGGGCTGCTGCTCACCGGCGGCTGGGGCGACCACCTGGCCCGTATTCGGGTCGTGGAGGCTCTCGCGGCCCCGCTCGACCTCCTGGTCGTCACGACGAAGGTGCACGACACGACGGCGGCTCTCGCGGCCGCGGCGCGCCTGGACGGCACGCCCGCGCTCGTCGTGCAGAACGGCCTCGGGGGCGAGGCCGCGGTGCGGGATGCTCTGCCGCACTCCCCCGTCGCGATCGGCCTGGCGCTCTTCGCCGCGAGCCTCCTCGAGCCAGGGCGCGTCGACGTGACGGGCCCGAACCCGCTCGTGCTGGGTGGTGACCCTGCCGCGGTCGCCGTCGCGCTGCCCGCGCTGCGCTCGGCTCTCCCCGCAGAGGTCAGCGTGGTCGACGACATCGTGGGCGCGCAGTGGACGAAGCTGCTCGTCAACCAGGTCAACGCCCTGCCGGCGGTCACCCGGCTGAGCGTGCAGGAGGTCGTCGCGCACGACGGACTGCGCGCGGTTCTCACGCGCGGCATGCGGGAGACGGCGACCGTCGCGCGGGCGAAGGGTCTGCACCTGGCACGCATCGGAGCCGTCGGGCCGGACGAGGTCGCGCTGCTGTTGAGCGACGACCCTGCCGCGGGCGAGGCGGTGCCGCGGGCTCTCGCCGCCAGGATGGGGGACGTGCCGAATCCGGCATCGACGTTGCAGAGCATCCGTCGGGGGCGCGCCACCGAGATCGACGCCCTCAACGGTGTCGTCGTGGCTGCCGGGGCCGAGGGCGGCGTCGCGACGCCCGTGAACGCGCTCATGGTCGAGCTCGTGCACGAGGTCGAGCGCACGGGCGAGTTCCTCGACCCCGCCGCCGTTCTCGCCCGGCTCTCCGCGTCACCGGCTCAGGACTAG